In a genomic window of Aeromonas veronii:
- the greA gene encoding transcription elongation factor GreA — MNHTPMTVRGAEKLREELDYLKTELRPQIIEAIADAREHGDLKENAEYHAAREQQGFCEGRIQEIEAKLSNAQVIDVTKMTNNGRVIFGATVTLLKSETEEEVVYRIVGDDEADIKQNLISVNSPIARALIGKEVDDVAIVKTPGGDVEYEVLEVAYI, encoded by the coding sequence ATGAATCATACTCCGATGACTGTTCGCGGCGCTGAGAAGCTGCGCGAAGAGCTCGATTATCTCAAGACCGAGCTTCGTCCCCAGATTATCGAAGCGATTGCCGATGCCCGTGAGCACGGCGATCTGAAGGAAAACGCCGAATACCATGCCGCTCGCGAGCAGCAGGGGTTCTGTGAAGGGCGCATTCAGGAGATTGAAGCCAAGCTCTCCAATGCGCAGGTGATCGACGTCACCAAGATGACCAACAACGGCCGCGTTATTTTTGGCGCGACGGTGACTCTGCTCAAGAGCGAGACAGAGGAAGAGGTGGTTTACCGCATCGTGGGGGACGATGAGGCTGATATCAAACAGAACCTTATTTCAGTCAACTCCCCCATTGCCCGCGCCCTGATTGGCAAGGAAGTGGACGATGTTGCTATCGTCAAGACGCCGGGCGGTGATGTGGAATACGAAGTACTGGAAGTCG
- a CDS encoding flagellar motor protein MotB has translation MAKCKCPPPGLPAYMGTFADLMSLLMCFFVLLLSFAEMDVLKFKQIAGSMKNAFGVQNILEVKDIPKGTSVIAQEFRPGRPEPTPIDTVMQQTIDMTQTELDFLPGEADQAGGQDKSDGKLTGGDTAQNAQKVQQQSNTLAKALAEQMKDQIQDGAIEIEALGQQIIIRIREKASFPAGSAFLQPQFWPVIRKVATLLKDVPGEITISGHTDNVATEDELFQSNWELSTQRAVAVAHQMIKVPGFDQGRLVVQGMADSQPLVPNTTPENRRMNRRVEIAIMQGKPTVSAPISVPEGK, from the coding sequence ATGGCTAAATGTAAATGTCCGCCCCCCGGTCTTCCTGCCTATATGGGCACGTTCGCCGATTTAATGTCGCTCTTGATGTGCTTCTTCGTGTTGCTGCTCTCCTTTGCTGAGATGGATGTGCTCAAGTTCAAGCAGATCGCGGGCTCTATGAAGAATGCCTTCGGGGTGCAGAACATCCTCGAGGTGAAAGATATTCCCAAGGGAACCTCGGTGATTGCCCAGGAGTTCAGGCCCGGTCGCCCGGAACCCACGCCGATTGATACCGTGATGCAGCAGACCATCGATATGACCCAGACCGAGCTGGACTTTCTGCCCGGTGAGGCGGATCAGGCCGGTGGTCAGGACAAGAGTGATGGCAAACTGACGGGGGGCGATACCGCTCAGAATGCGCAGAAGGTGCAGCAGCAGTCCAACACCCTGGCAAAAGCCCTCGCCGAGCAGATGAAAGATCAGATCCAGGATGGCGCCATCGAAATTGAGGCGCTGGGTCAGCAGATCATTATCCGGATCAGGGAAAAAGCGTCGTTCCCGGCCGGTTCGGCGTTTCTGCAGCCCCAGTTCTGGCCGGTCATTCGCAAGGTTGCGACCCTGCTCAAGGATGTGCCGGGTGAAATCACCATCTCCGGTCACACCGACAACGTGGCGACCGAAGATGAGCTGTTCCAGTCCAACTGGGAGCTCTCGACGCAGCGGGCGGTGGCGGTCGCGCATCAGATGATCAAGGTCCCAGGTTTTGATCAGGGTCGGCTGGTGGTGCAGGGGATGGCGGATTCCCAACCATTGGTGCCCAACACGACCCCGGAAAATCGTCGGATGAACCGGCGGGTGGAGATCGCCATCATGCAGGGTAAACCGACCGTGTCGGCGCCCATTTCAGTACCGGAAGGGAAGTAG